Proteins encoded within one genomic window of Granulicella pectinivorans:
- a CDS encoding WcaI family glycosyltransferase — MLVYGLNYSPELTGIGKYTGEMATWLASRGHDVRVVTAPPYYPAWRVWDEYRGQSFHVEGKNDPNVPTVYRTPLYVPEKPNGPKRVLHLFSFMLGSLPVMLRQVVWQPEVVWTVEPTFFGAPLALFIANVCSSASWLHVQDFEVDAAFELGLLPKDGPIHTFALWLEKVFTEAFTRVSSISRKMLERSVAKGVPVEKTCLFPNWVDVDAIHPQEASTPNSFRVELGLEGKTILLYSGNMGAKQGLELLAPLAETFENDDSVHFLFCGDGAFRPQLETLVAHRKNVTMLPLQPFARLNDLLNCADIHLMPQRGGAADLVMPSKLTGMLSSGKPIVATAELGTQVAHVVGGDPVAGIEACGLVVKAEDPATLYEAVGKLIAEPELRARLGAAARRYAVKHLGRDEVLGRFERDLLTLARRPLLQTRRASDVT; from the coding sequence ATCCTCGTCTACGGGCTGAATTATTCGCCTGAGCTCACGGGCATTGGCAAGTACACGGGCGAGATGGCGACGTGGCTGGCCTCCCGGGGTCATGACGTGCGTGTTGTCACGGCTCCCCCGTACTATCCGGCGTGGCGGGTGTGGGACGAGTATCGTGGGCAGTCCTTCCATGTGGAAGGCAAGAACGACCCAAATGTTCCGACGGTGTACCGGACTCCGCTGTATGTGCCGGAGAAGCCGAACGGTCCGAAGCGCGTGCTGCATCTTTTCTCGTTCATGCTGGGCAGTCTGCCGGTGATGCTGCGCCAGGTGGTGTGGCAGCCGGAGGTGGTGTGGACGGTCGAGCCTACGTTTTTCGGCGCTCCGCTGGCTCTTTTTATCGCCAATGTCTGTTCTTCGGCGAGCTGGCTGCATGTGCAGGACTTTGAGGTGGACGCGGCGTTCGAACTGGGGCTGTTGCCCAAGGACGGTCCGATCCACACGTTCGCGCTGTGGCTGGAGAAGGTGTTTACGGAGGCGTTTACGCGGGTTTCGAGCATCTCGCGAAAGATGCTGGAGCGATCGGTGGCGAAGGGCGTTCCCGTCGAAAAGACCTGCCTGTTTCCGAACTGGGTAGATGTGGACGCGATTCATCCGCAGGAGGCGTCGACTCCAAACTCGTTTCGTGTGGAGCTGGGGCTGGAGGGGAAGACGATTCTTCTTTACTCCGGCAATATGGGCGCGAAACAGGGTCTGGAGCTGCTGGCTCCGCTGGCGGAGACGTTTGAGAACGACGATTCGGTCCATTTCCTGTTCTGCGGGGATGGGGCGTTCCGTCCGCAACTGGAGACGCTGGTCGCGCACCGGAAGAATGTGACGATGCTGCCGCTTCAGCCATTTGCGCGGCTGAACGATCTGCTGAACTGCGCGGATATTCACCTGATGCCACAGAGGGGCGGCGCAGCGGACCTGGTGATGCCTTCGAAGCTGACCGGCATGCTCTCGAGTGGGAAGCCGATTGTGGCGACGGCCGAGTTGGGAACCCAGGTGGCGCATGTGGTGGGCGGAGACCCCGTCGCCGGCATCGAAGCGTGCGGGCTGGTGGTGAAGGCGGAGGACCCGGCGACGCTGTATGAAGCGGTGGGTAAGCTGATCGCGGAGCCGGAGTTGCGCGCGAGGCTTGGTGCGGCGGCGAGACGGTATGCCGTGAAGCACCTTGGCCGCGATGAGGTATTGGGCCGGTTTGAGCGGGATTTGCTGACACTGGCGCGGAGGCCTTTGTTACAGACACGGCGCGCGAGCGATGTGACGTAA
- a CDS encoding CAP domain-containing protein: MKFRSRQLVLALLAVATIARAQSNVAEQYLVAAANQERAAEGIAPLAVDPALSAAALDHVRLMTQRQDISHQFPGELGLFPRIQTYSQAFDAVAENVAYAPTVERLHTGWMNSPGHRANLLNPNYNVIGVAVLINGREIYAVQDFGHRSGPTPPQSIESQAAEPGTDPQLESQPSRNQSVAAAAIAPEALLLFKAANRERAQQHAPQLRWDPSLEQAAAFHAAQMAQRGTISHQFPGEPDLSTRGASAGVHFSLISENVAEAPTAQRVHAAWMQSAGHRTNILDPNVDAIGIAVVVRNGQRFAVQDFARTTQNLTLEQQEANVGALLDNAGLSLIPDNRDARATCATSSGFKGQNQPGFIMRYTTASLDVLPDQLAPHLKAGRYHQASIGACAQNGKGPFSTYRIAILLYP; the protein is encoded by the coding sequence ATGAAGTTCCGCAGCCGCCAGCTCGTGCTTGCCCTTCTCGCGGTCGCAACCATCGCCCGCGCCCAGTCGAACGTAGCCGAGCAGTATCTGGTTGCAGCCGCAAATCAGGAGCGTGCCGCGGAGGGAATCGCCCCGCTCGCCGTCGATCCGGCCCTCAGCGCCGCGGCCCTCGACCACGTCCGTCTCATGACCCAGCGCCAGGACATCTCTCACCAGTTTCCCGGAGAATTGGGTCTTTTCCCCCGCATCCAGACCTACAGCCAGGCCTTTGACGCTGTCGCCGAAAACGTCGCCTACGCCCCCACCGTGGAGCGCCTGCACACCGGCTGGATGAACTCTCCGGGCCATCGCGCCAACCTCCTCAACCCGAACTACAACGTCATCGGCGTAGCCGTCCTCATCAACGGTCGCGAGATCTACGCTGTCCAGGACTTCGGCCATCGCTCGGGACCCACCCCACCCCAAAGCATCGAATCCCAAGCCGCTGAACCGGGAACGGATCCACAGCTGGAATCGCAACCTTCGAGGAATCAATCAGTTGCGGCTGCCGCGATAGCTCCCGAGGCGCTTCTGCTCTTCAAAGCCGCCAACCGCGAGCGCGCCCAGCAACACGCCCCCCAGCTCCGTTGGGATCCCTCCCTGGAGCAGGCCGCCGCCTTCCACGCCGCCCAGATGGCCCAGCGCGGGACCATCTCCCACCAGTTTCCCGGCGAACCCGACCTCTCCACCCGAGGAGCCAGCGCCGGGGTCCACTTCTCCCTCATCTCCGAAAACGTAGCCGAAGCTCCTACCGCACAGCGCGTTCACGCCGCCTGGATGCAGTCGGCAGGGCATCGCACGAATATCCTCGACCCCAACGTCGACGCCATCGGGATCGCCGTCGTCGTCCGCAACGGCCAGCGCTTCGCTGTGCAGGACTTCGCACGTACCACCCAGAACCTGACGCTGGAGCAGCAGGAAGCCAACGTGGGAGCGCTTCTGGACAACGCCGGCTTGAGCCTCATCCCCGACAATCGCGACGCGCGCGCCACCTGCGCCACCAGCTCCGGGTTCAAGGGCCAGAATCAACCGGGCTTCATCATGCGTTACACCACGGCCAGCCTGGATGTCCTGCCCGACCAGCTCGCCCCGCACCTCAAGGCTGGCCGCTACCACCAAGCCTCCATCGGGGCCTGTGCCCAGAACGGCAAAGGCCCCTTTAGCACCTATCGCATCGCGATCCTGCTGTACCCCTAG
- a CDS encoding hemolysin family protein, protein MLEWMLFRAIMVAFFILANSFFVAAEFALISIRETRLDQLIAAGRPGARTALLLKRNIDDFLPAVQFGVTLAALALGWIGEPAVADLILALAARGLHHLPPHAVLYAHGLAVVIAFAVITYFEVLLGELVPKSLALQRTERIVLAVAGPMDVFIRMTRPAVRLMNASAGAVLHLFNAPLSGEGPVHSPEELKLIATSTRRMGLLPEFQEKIIHRAIELSHVTVREIMTPRGKIFSLPADLPVERASARIIEEQHSRIPVYESTIAGRHKSRHADTDQIIGIVYSKDISRLMHFRSVALSLGSSGDSGLTLRQVMREPFFVPETKLAVELLQDFQIRRRQIAVVVDEFGSTVGLVTAEDALEQIVGELEDEFDIASRPTLTSATGVMTLDGSATLRDLNTQLQWNFPREAGVETLAGFLLAQLGHIPHTGESITFEQRRYTVAEMAGRRISRVQVERLDNPLSDGQPLSAEAASEVGP, encoded by the coding sequence ATGCTGGAATGGATGCTCTTCCGCGCGATCATGGTGGCCTTCTTCATCCTGGCCAACAGCTTCTTCGTGGCTGCTGAGTTTGCGCTCATCAGCATCCGCGAAACACGCCTCGACCAACTCATCGCCGCGGGACGCCCCGGCGCCCGCACTGCCCTCCTGCTCAAACGCAACATCGACGACTTCCTGCCCGCCGTGCAGTTCGGCGTCACCCTGGCTGCGCTGGCGCTCGGCTGGATCGGTGAGCCCGCCGTCGCCGACCTTATCCTCGCTCTCGCCGCCCGCGGACTCCACCATCTCCCGCCCCACGCCGTCCTCTACGCGCACGGTCTCGCAGTCGTCATTGCCTTCGCCGTCATCACGTACTTCGAAGTGCTCCTCGGCGAACTCGTCCCCAAATCACTGGCTCTCCAGCGCACGGAACGCATCGTCCTCGCCGTCGCCGGCCCCATGGACGTCTTCATCCGCATGACCCGCCCCGCCGTCCGCCTCATGAACGCCTCTGCGGGAGCCGTTCTCCACCTCTTCAACGCGCCGCTGTCCGGCGAGGGCCCCGTCCACTCGCCCGAGGAGCTCAAACTCATCGCGACCTCGACCCGCCGCATGGGCCTTCTCCCCGAGTTCCAGGAAAAGATCATCCATCGCGCCATCGAGCTCTCGCACGTGACGGTCCGCGAAATCATGACGCCCCGCGGCAAGATCTTCTCCCTCCCCGCCGACCTCCCCGTCGAGCGAGCCAGCGCCCGCATCATTGAAGAGCAGCACAGCCGCATCCCCGTCTACGAGTCCACCATCGCCGGCCGGCACAAGTCACGCCACGCCGATACCGACCAGATCATCGGCATCGTCTACTCCAAGGACATCTCGCGCCTCATGCACTTCCGGTCGGTCGCGCTGTCGCTGGGCAGCTCCGGAGACTCCGGCCTCACCCTCCGCCAGGTCATGCGCGAACCCTTCTTCGTCCCCGAGACCAAGCTGGCAGTCGAGCTCCTCCAGGACTTCCAGATTCGCCGACGCCAGATAGCCGTCGTCGTCGACGAGTTCGGGTCGACAGTCGGCCTCGTCACCGCCGAAGACGCCCTCGAGCAGATCGTCGGCGAACTCGAAGACGAGTTCGACATCGCTTCTCGCCCCACCCTCACCAGCGCGACTGGTGTCATGACCCTTGATGGCTCGGCAACCCTACGCGACCTGAACACCCAGCTCCAGTGGAACTTCCCTCGCGAGGCCGGCGTCGAGACCCTGGCCGGCTTCCTGCTGGCGCAGCTTGGCCACATCCCTCACACCGGCGAGAGCATCACCTTCGAGCAGCGCCGCTACACCGTAGCCGAGATGGCCGGCCGCCGCATCAGCCGCGTCCAGGTCGAGCGCCTCGACAACCCCCTCTCGGACGGCCAGCCCCTCTCCGCCGAAGCCGCCAGCGAGGTCGGCCCTTAA
- the gmd gene encoding GDP-mannose 4,6-dehydratase produces MKKALITGITGQDGAYLAELLLEKGYEVHGIKRRSSLFNTARIDHLYEDPHNPHPKLILHYGDLTDSSSLIHIVQKVQPDEIYNLGAQSHVQVSFEQPEYTADADAMGPLRLLEAIRILGLEKKTKFYQASTSELYGLVQEIPQKETTPFYPRSPYAVAKMYAFWICVNYREAYGIFACNGILFNHESPLRGETFVTRKITRGLARIKVGLQKSLFLGNMDAKRDWGHARDYVEMQWMMLQQDEPQDFVIATGEQYSVREFVQRCAALLELELTWSGTGVDEKAVDKDGNVVVAVDPRYFRPTEVETLLGDPSKAKRVLGWTPRTPFSQLVKEMVESDLKSAQRDALAIQHGFDAYNVRET; encoded by the coding sequence TTGAAGAAAGCCCTGATTACAGGCATTACGGGCCAGGATGGTGCATATCTGGCAGAGCTGCTTCTTGAAAAAGGCTATGAGGTGCATGGCATCAAGAGGCGGTCGTCGCTGTTCAATACGGCGCGTATCGACCACCTGTACGAGGATCCGCATAACCCGCACCCGAAGCTGATTCTGCACTATGGCGACCTGACGGATTCGTCGTCGCTGATCCACATTGTGCAGAAGGTGCAGCCGGACGAGATCTATAACCTGGGCGCGCAGTCGCATGTGCAGGTGTCGTTCGAGCAGCCGGAGTACACGGCGGACGCCGACGCGATGGGCCCTCTGCGTTTGCTGGAAGCGATCCGGATTCTTGGTCTCGAGAAGAAGACGAAGTTCTACCAGGCTTCGACGTCGGAGCTGTATGGGCTGGTGCAGGAGATTCCGCAGAAGGAGACGACTCCTTTCTATCCGCGCAGCCCGTATGCGGTGGCGAAGATGTATGCGTTCTGGATCTGCGTGAACTATCGCGAGGCGTATGGGATCTTTGCGTGCAACGGCATCCTGTTCAACCATGAGAGCCCGCTGCGCGGCGAGACATTTGTAACCAGAAAGATTACACGTGGGCTGGCGCGCATCAAGGTCGGTCTGCAGAAGTCGCTGTTCCTGGGCAATATGGATGCGAAGCGCGATTGGGGACATGCACGGGACTACGTCGAGATGCAGTGGATGATGCTGCAGCAGGACGAGCCGCAGGACTTCGTGATCGCAACCGGCGAGCAGTACAGCGTGCGGGAGTTTGTGCAGCGCTGCGCGGCTCTGCTGGAGCTGGAGCTGACGTGGTCGGGCACGGGCGTCGACGAAAAGGCAGTGGACAAGGATGGCAATGTGGTGGTGGCCGTCGATCCGCGGTACTTCCGGCCGACCGAGGTAGAGACGCTGCTGGGCGATCCCTCGAAGGCGAAGCGGGTACTGGGCTGGACGCCGCGGACTCCGTTCTCGCAGTTGGTGAAGGAGATGGTGGAGTCGGACCTGAAATCGGCGCAGCGGGATGCACTGGCGATCCAGCATGGGTTCGATGCTTACAACGTGCGGGAGACCTAA
- a CDS encoding FAD-dependent oxidoreductase, whose amino-acid sequence MSTTPTLSSLNADTETYPLLTKALIDQLRQYATLRRVESGEVLYRSGDLAVPLYILLSATVEIVQPDTEGERAITILYPGMFTGETRIIGGQRAIVLARVVQSGDILTVRSEDIWTLATRNAQLSEILLRAFILRRTMLNIRQLGNVVMVGSQHSANTARLREFLGRNSHPYTYLDLDTDDGSQDLLDRFTISSAEIPIVICNGKAILRNPTPRELADCLGLNDDLRQNLLRDLIIVGGGPAGLATAVYAASEGLAPLLIESHAPGGQAGASSRIENYLGFPTGISGQELASNAATQARKFGTTIAVARKIVQLNCKRRPYELVMDDGSVLFAKTVVIATGACYKKPAVPDLARLEGHGIHYGATYIEAQMCVGEDVVVVGGGNSAGQAAVFLSQTASKVYMLVRSKDLTKTMSRYLIERINANPSIELLCETELTRLAGDESLSEVCWANKKTSQTFTLPSRHVFVMAGASPNTVWLQGCVALDDKGFILTGHNLPLCVPRGSSPVWPLTRAPQLLESSLPGVFAIGDVRAGSVKRVASAVGEGAIAVSLVHRVLAELY is encoded by the coding sequence ATGTCAACAACCCCCACTCTCAGTTCGCTCAATGCGGATACCGAGACGTATCCGCTTCTCACCAAAGCACTGATAGATCAGTTGCGTCAGTATGCCACGTTGCGGAGAGTAGAGAGCGGAGAGGTCCTCTATCGCTCAGGCGATCTTGCCGTGCCCCTGTACATCCTACTTTCGGCAACCGTAGAGATTGTTCAACCGGACACAGAAGGCGAGCGAGCCATCACCATCTTGTACCCCGGGATGTTTACTGGGGAGACCAGGATCATCGGCGGACAACGTGCGATTGTTTTAGCACGGGTCGTCCAATCTGGAGACATCCTGACAGTCCGTTCCGAAGATATTTGGACCTTGGCAACCAGAAACGCGCAACTCAGTGAGATATTGCTTCGAGCGTTCATTCTTCGTCGGACCATGCTGAACATAAGGCAGTTGGGCAACGTCGTCATGGTGGGCTCACAGCATTCTGCAAACACCGCCCGACTCCGGGAGTTCTTGGGACGTAATAGCCATCCGTATACCTATCTGGATCTGGATACGGATGATGGTTCTCAGGATCTGTTGGATCGATTCACCATCAGTTCTGCCGAGATACCGATCGTCATCTGCAATGGGAAGGCGATCCTGAGAAATCCCACTCCTCGTGAACTCGCAGATTGCCTCGGTCTGAATGATGACCTTCGGCAGAACCTATTGCGCGATCTGATTATTGTAGGGGGTGGACCGGCAGGCCTGGCGACCGCTGTTTATGCAGCGTCTGAGGGATTGGCACCTCTTCTCATTGAGAGTCATGCCCCCGGTGGGCAGGCTGGGGCCAGTTCTCGCATAGAAAACTATCTTGGCTTCCCGACTGGTATCTCAGGCCAGGAACTCGCTTCGAATGCAGCTACACAGGCGCGGAAGTTCGGCACTACGATCGCGGTCGCTCGAAAGATCGTTCAACTCAATTGCAAACGCCGACCTTATGAACTCGTGATGGATGATGGAAGCGTTCTTTTTGCTAAAACCGTCGTTATTGCTACTGGAGCTTGTTACAAGAAACCCGCAGTTCCAGATCTTGCTCGACTCGAAGGGCATGGCATTCACTATGGTGCGACTTACATCGAAGCCCAGATGTGTGTGGGTGAAGATGTTGTTGTGGTTGGCGGGGGCAACTCAGCCGGTCAAGCGGCTGTCTTTCTTTCGCAGACAGCGAGCAAAGTCTACATGCTCGTCCGATCAAAGGACCTAACAAAGACGATGTCGCGCTACCTGATCGAACGAATCAACGCGAATCCTTCCATCGAGCTGCTCTGTGAAACAGAGTTAACTCGCCTTGCGGGCGATGAATCTTTGTCGGAAGTATGCTGGGCGAATAAGAAGACCTCCCAGACTTTCACGCTTCCCTCACGTCATGTCTTCGTCATGGCCGGCGCATCACCCAACACCGTATGGCTTCAAGGCTGTGTAGCACTCGATGACAAGGGATTTATACTCACCGGGCATAATTTGCCTTTATGCGTCCCACGCGGCTCCAGCCCAGTATGGCCTTTGACGAGGGCTCCTCAACTGCTGGAGAGTAGCCTTCCTGGCGTATTTGCGATCGGCGACGTGCGTGCGGGGAGCGTGAAACGTGTCGCTTCCGCAGTCGGTGAGGGAGCTATTGCCGTGAGTCTTGTACATCGTGTGCTCGCTGAGCTCTACTAG
- a CDS encoding ABC transporter permease — MRTQPLAAIGVILLLGFILCAVFAPWLAPQDPAQLDLPGRLTSPSHAHWFGTDELGRDILSRSIYGARISMIVAVSVVTFSLMLGLVAGGLSGFYGGITDTILNVYVSNAFLALPGILIAIAFVAFLGPGLLNLILALSISGWVGYARLVRAQVMAVKEKEFVEAARALGASDLRILTRHILPNILQPLIVQAAIGMAGAVLAEATLSFLGLGIPAPAASWGAMLNDGRSHLFESPHLVFFPAMAVMLSVLSFNFIGDALRDFLDPRTRLSVGM, encoded by the coding sequence ATCCGCACCCAGCCCCTCGCTGCGATCGGCGTCATCCTGCTTCTCGGCTTCATCCTCTGCGCAGTCTTCGCTCCATGGCTCGCCCCCCAGGATCCCGCCCAACTTGACCTCCCTGGCCGCCTCACCTCACCCAGCCACGCCCACTGGTTCGGAACGGACGAGCTTGGCCGCGATATTCTTTCGCGTTCTATCTATGGTGCGAGAATCTCCATGATCGTTGCCGTGTCGGTGGTAACTTTTTCGTTAATGCTTGGCCTCGTCGCCGGTGGCCTCTCCGGTTTCTACGGCGGTATCACCGATACCATCCTCAACGTCTACGTCTCGAACGCCTTCCTCGCGCTTCCCGGCATCCTGATTGCTATCGCCTTCGTGGCGTTCCTGGGGCCCGGCCTTCTCAATCTCATCCTCGCCCTCTCCATCTCCGGATGGGTCGGTTACGCACGTCTCGTGCGCGCTCAGGTCATGGCCGTCAAGGAAAAGGAGTTTGTAGAAGCCGCCCGCGCCCTCGGAGCCTCCGACCTCCGCATCCTCACCCGTCACATCCTGCCCAACATCCTTCAGCCCCTCATCGTGCAGGCGGCCATCGGCATGGCGGGAGCCGTCCTCGCCGAAGCGACGCTCAGCTTCCTGGGCCTCGGTATCCCGGCTCCCGCCGCCAGTTGGGGAGCCATGCTCAACGACGGCCGCTCCCACCTCTTCGAATCCCCCCACCTGGTCTTCTTCCCGGCCATGGCGGTCATGCTCTCCGTCCTGTCCTTCAACTTCATCGGAGACGCCCTCCGGGACTTCCTCGACCCTCGCACCCGTCTCTCCGTAGGAATGTAG
- a CDS encoding carboxymuconolactone decarboxylase family protein — protein sequence MQRDEVQPAAVAIYDRYLRDRGNVPNMFRTMAHRPEIFETIIAHMEAVLNTGTLTKALKELVIVRTSQLNRTPYCLASHTTICRKLGWSEAQLAALDQPGTGEFTEREKVAIHLAEVMTLDAHGYTDADFARLRSFFSEGEVVELMAAIGLFNYFNRFNDLLQMEPTQPASKEELATAGVAVPA from the coding sequence ATGCAACGCGATGAGGTGCAGCCGGCGGCGGTTGCTATCTATGACCGCTATTTGCGCGACAGGGGGAATGTCCCCAATATGTTTCGGACCATGGCGCACCGGCCGGAGATCTTCGAGACGATCATTGCGCATATGGAGGCGGTGCTGAATACCGGCACGCTGACCAAGGCGCTGAAGGAATTGGTCATTGTGCGGACCTCGCAGCTCAACCGCACACCGTATTGCCTGGCTTCGCATACGACGATCTGCCGCAAGCTGGGGTGGTCGGAGGCGCAACTGGCGGCGCTGGACCAGCCCGGGACGGGCGAGTTCACGGAACGGGAGAAGGTTGCGATCCATCTGGCCGAGGTGATGACGCTCGATGCGCATGGCTACACCGACGCGGACTTCGCACGGCTGCGGAGCTTCTTTTCGGAGGGTGAGGTCGTCGAGCTGATGGCGGCCATCGGGCTCTTCAATTACTTCAATCGTTTTAACGATTTGCTGCAGATGGAGCCGACGCAGCCGGCCTCGAAGGAAGAGCTGGCCACGGCCGGCGTCGCCGTCCCCGCCTAG
- a CDS encoding GDP-L-fucose synthase family protein, with protein sequence MGYMKSDARIYVAGHRGLVGSAIVRELTRLGYTNLVTRTHAELDLLESEAVSAFFAAEKPDFVVLAAAKVGGILANNTYPADFIRDNLDIQNNIIEASYTNGVDRLLFLGSSCIYPKMAPQPMPESCLLTGPLEPTNRPYALAKIAGIEMCWSYNRQYGTKYLAAMPTNLYGPGDNFDLNNSHVLPALIRKTAVAKATGAKELVVWGTGTPKRELLYSDDLAQAVVFLMNLDEGTYGTLLSETEPPLINIGTGEDVTIRELAETVGRVIGFEGELVFDTTKPDGTPRKLMDVTKLNGLGWKYSVGLEDGIRRTWDLVKDSLV encoded by the coding sequence ATGGGCTATATGAAGAGCGATGCCCGGATTTATGTGGCCGGGCATCGCGGGTTAGTGGGTTCGGCGATTGTGCGGGAGTTGACGCGGCTGGGGTATACGAACCTCGTGACGCGGACGCATGCGGAGCTGGATCTGCTGGAGTCGGAGGCGGTCAGCGCGTTCTTTGCCGCGGAGAAGCCGGACTTTGTGGTGCTCGCGGCGGCCAAGGTGGGGGGGATTCTCGCCAACAATACGTATCCCGCGGACTTTATCCGGGACAACCTGGATATCCAGAACAACATCATCGAGGCTTCGTATACAAACGGGGTGGATCGGCTGCTGTTCCTGGGGTCGTCCTGTATCTATCCGAAGATGGCGCCGCAGCCGATGCCGGAGAGCTGCCTGCTGACCGGGCCTCTGGAGCCTACGAACAGGCCGTATGCGCTGGCGAAGATCGCCGGGATCGAGATGTGCTGGAGCTACAACCGGCAGTATGGGACGAAGTATCTGGCGGCGATGCCGACCAACCTTTACGGACCCGGGGATAACTTCGACCTGAACAACTCGCATGTGCTGCCTGCGCTGATTCGCAAGACGGCTGTGGCCAAGGCTACGGGCGCGAAGGAGCTGGTGGTGTGGGGCACGGGGACGCCGAAGCGGGAGTTGCTGTACTCGGACGACCTGGCGCAGGCGGTGGTGTTTTTGATGAATCTGGACGAAGGCACGTATGGCACGCTGCTGAGCGAGACGGAACCGCCGCTGATCAACATCGGGACGGGCGAGGATGTCACGATTCGGGAGCTTGCCGAGACGGTCGGGCGGGTAATCGGGTTCGAGGGTGAGCTCGTATTCGATACGACCAAGCCGGATGGGACGCCGCGGAAGCTGATGGATGTCACCAAGCTGAATGGGCTTGGGTGGAAGTACTCCGTTGGGCTTGAGGATGGGATTCGGCGGACTTGGGATCTGGTGAAGGATTCGCTGGTCTAG
- a CDS encoding ABC transporter permease gives MPKPLRRVLLTLPVLWVVVTVVFLLIHLVPGDPIVQMLGEGATATDIDTLRHAYHLDLPLHTQYFEYLTGVLHANFGTSLRLHDTVLSLILQRYPYTLALTLSALILGLTLAIPAGILSALHRDRWQDRTAGVVSLVGLSFPNFALGPILILIFSIKFGWLPVSGAGTDTQTFLLHLILPAFTLGLGLAAILTRMVRTAMLEELSQDYIRTARAKGLTENQVVYRHALRNALIPILTVVGLQFGSLLAGAIVTETIFSWPGIGRLTLSAISNRDYALVQGCILAVGLTYVAVNLLTDVAYTIANPRMRT, from the coding sequence ATGCCCAAGCCCCTCCGCCGCGTCCTCCTCACCCTCCCCGTCCTCTGGGTCGTGGTCACGGTCGTCTTCCTCCTCATCCATCTCGTCCCCGGAGACCCCATCGTCCAGATGCTCGGCGAGGGCGCGACCGCCACCGACATCGACACCCTCCGCCACGCCTATCACCTCGACCTTCCCCTCCACACCCAGTACTTCGAGTACCTCACCGGCGTCCTCCACGCGAACTTCGGCACCTCCCTGCGCCTTCACGACACGGTCCTGAGCCTCATCCTCCAGCGCTACCCCTACACGCTCGCCCTGACGCTCTCAGCGCTCATCCTAGGCCTCACCCTCGCGATCCCCGCCGGCATCCTCTCGGCCCTCCACCGCGATCGCTGGCAGGACCGTACGGCAGGCGTCGTCTCCCTCGTCGGCCTGTCCTTCCCCAACTTCGCCCTCGGCCCCATCCTCATCCTCATCTTCTCCATCAAGTTCGGCTGGCTCCCCGTCTCGGGAGCAGGCACCGATACCCAGACCTTCCTCCTCCACCTCATCCTGCCAGCCTTCACCCTCGGCCTCGGACTCGCCGCGATCCTCACCCGCATGGTCCGCACCGCCATGCTCGAAGAGCTCAGCCAGGACTACATCCGCACCGCCCGTGCCAAAGGCCTCACGGAAAACCAGGTCGTCTACCGCCACGCCCTCCGCAACGCGTTGATCCCGATCCTCACGGTAGTAGGCCTGCAATTCGGGTCGTTGCTCGCAGGTGCGATCGTGACGGAAACCATCTTCAGTTGGCCCGGCATAGGCCGCCTCACGCTCTCCGCCATCTCCAATCGCGACTACGCACTGGTCCAGGGCTGCATCCTCGCGGTGGGCCTCACCTACGTGGCGGTCAACCTCTTGACCGATGTCGCCTACACCATCGCCAACCCCCGCATGCGCACCTGA
- a CDS encoding metallophosphoesterase family protein translates to MQIGILSDTHGLLRPETLEALKGSEHILHAGDVGNIEILEALRQIAPVTAIRGNIDVYGPCAELPATEAIELDGHLFYLIHSLPDLDINPRQAGVSCVVTGHSHKPVFEQQEGVLYLNPGSAGPRRFGLPVTLARLQIAATLTPELITLL, encoded by the coding sequence ATGCAGATTGGCATCCTCTCCGACACCCATGGCCTCCTCCGCCCCGAGACCCTCGAAGCCCTCAAGGGAAGCGAACACATCCTCCACGCCGGAGACGTAGGCAACATCGAAATCCTCGAAGCCCTGAGGCAGATCGCTCCCGTCACGGCCATCCGAGGCAACATCGACGTCTACGGACCCTGTGCCGAGCTGCCCGCAACCGAGGCCATTGAGCTCGACGGTCACCTCTTCTACCTCATCCACTCCTTGCCGGACCTCGACATCAACCCCAGACAAGCCGGAGTCTCCTGCGTCGTCACCGGGCACTCTCACAAGCCGGTCTTCGAGCAGCAGGAAGGAGTCCTCTATCTCAACCCGGGCTCCGCCGGCCCCCGGCGCTTCGGCCTGCCCGTCACCCTGGCGCGCCTCCAGATCGCGGCAACCCTGACCCCCGAACTCATCACTCTCCTCTAG